One Nostoc punctiforme PCC 73102 DNA window includes the following coding sequences:
- a CDS encoding MGH1-like glycoside hydrolase domain-containing protein, with translation MTTPTQEEIRLAEAQNQIAHWRRWGPYLSDRQWGTVREDYSPNGTAWDYFTHDQARSRAYRWGEDGIFGISDNHQRLCFAIALWNGEDSILKERIFGLTGSEGNHGEDVKEYYFYLDSTPTHSYMKALYKYPHAAFPYSQLVVENQRRNRQESEFELLDTGVFDDNRYFDVFVEYAKHSAEDILIQIKVVNQGTEARTLHLLPTLWFRNTWCWNGDADKPTLKEIKSDRSFNIIEASHPTLGNRWLYCQEATEVLFTDNETNYQRLFGSPNTSAYVKDGINDYIINGQKSAVNPDKIGTKASADYVLTVGAGETKTIKLRLSNAPNLVEPFGNEFEAIFSHRQQEAGEFYQRITPYPLSEDMRNVQRQAFAGMLWSKQFYHYIVEDWLKGDRNTPTPPAERQNGRNQEWFHLYNEDILSMPDKWEYPWFAAWDLAFHTIPLAMIDPDFAKYQLDVLTREWYMHPNGQIPAYEWAFGDVNPPVHAWATWRIYKIEQKIYGRTDRQFLERVFQKLMLNFTWWVNRKDAEGNNVFQGGFLGLDNIGVFDRSASLPTGGHIDQSDGTSWMGMYCLNMLAIALELAKTNPVYEDIATKFFEHFLYIADAMNKIGEMEASLWNESDGFYYDVLHLHERQITLKVRSMVGLIPLFAIESIEPETLKMLPGFKKRLEWFIQNRPDLRQNVACMETKGIGARRLLAIVSRDKLRSILQKMLDESEFFSPYGIRAVSRFHAEHPYTFDVNGSQFRVDYEPAESSSGLFGGNSNWRGPIWFPVNFLLIESLQKFYYYLGDDFKVECPTGSGKMMTLWQVACELSQRLTRIFLQNSSGQRPVYGGIQKFQNDPYWQNLILFHEYFHGDNGAGIGASHQTGWTGLVAQLIQQFGEYEAQHQEPKIEQDKKAIAIA, from the coding sequence ATGACAACTCCAACCCAAGAAGAAATCAGATTAGCAGAAGCCCAAAATCAGATAGCCCATTGGCGCAGATGGGGGCCATATTTAAGCGATCGCCAATGGGGAACAGTACGCGAAGACTACAGCCCCAACGGTACAGCCTGGGACTATTTCACCCACGATCAAGCCCGTTCTCGCGCCTACCGTTGGGGTGAAGATGGAATTTTTGGTATTTCTGATAATCATCAACGGCTTTGTTTTGCGATCGCTCTTTGGAATGGTGAAGATTCTATTCTCAAAGAGAGAATTTTTGGTCTAACTGGTAGTGAAGGTAATCACGGTGAAGACGTTAAGGAATATTACTTTTATTTAGACAGCACCCCCACACATTCATATATGAAAGCGCTGTATAAATATCCTCATGCAGCCTTTCCCTACTCCCAATTAGTTGTAGAAAATCAACGCCGAAATCGTCAAGAATCAGAATTTGAACTACTAGATACAGGTGTATTTGATGACAATCGCTATTTTGATGTTTTTGTGGAATATGCCAAGCATTCTGCTGAAGATATTCTCATCCAAATTAAAGTAGTCAACCAAGGTACAGAAGCTAGGACATTGCACCTGTTACCTACCCTCTGGTTTCGCAATACTTGGTGTTGGAATGGAGATGCAGATAAACCGACTTTAAAAGAGATTAAATCAGATCGTAGCTTCAATATCATCGAAGCATCTCACCCAACTTTAGGAAATAGGTGGCTGTATTGTCAAGAAGCAACAGAGGTTCTCTTTACAGACAACGAGACAAATTATCAGCGATTATTTGGTTCTCCCAATACCTCGGCTTATGTTAAAGATGGCATTAATGACTACATTATAAATGGTCAAAAATCAGCAGTAAATCCCGATAAAATTGGGACAAAAGCATCTGCTGATTATGTGTTAACAGTTGGAGCAGGTGAAACTAAAACTATTAAATTGCGGCTTAGTAATGCACCGAATTTAGTTGAGCCATTTGGTAATGAATTTGAGGCAATTTTTAGTCATCGACAACAAGAAGCTGGGGAATTTTATCAACGCATTACTCCATATCCTCTCAGCGAAGATATGCGAAATGTGCAACGACAAGCATTTGCTGGGATGCTGTGGAGCAAGCAATTTTATCACTATATTGTAGAGGATTGGTTGAAAGGCGATCGCAACACACCAACACCCCCAGCAGAACGGCAAAATGGTAGAAATCAAGAATGGTTCCATCTCTACAATGAAGATATTCTTTCTATGCCTGATAAGTGGGAATATCCTTGGTTTGCGGCTTGGGATTTAGCATTCCATACTATTCCTTTGGCAATGATTGACCCAGATTTTGCAAAGTACCAATTGGATGTTCTCACACGGGAATGGTATATGCATCCTAATGGGCAAATCCCTGCTTATGAGTGGGCATTTGGTGATGTTAATCCCCCTGTTCATGCTTGGGCAACTTGGCGCATTTATAAGATTGAACAGAAGATTTATGGGCGAACAGACCGACAGTTTTTAGAACGGGTTTTTCAAAAGCTGATGCTCAATTTTACCTGGTGGGTAAATCGAAAGGATGCTGAGGGGAATAACGTCTTTCAAGGAGGATTTTTAGGATTAGATAATATTGGCGTATTTGACCGCAGTGCATCCCTTCCCACAGGTGGACATATTGACCAATCTGATGGTACTAGTTGGATGGGTATGTACTGTTTAAATATGTTAGCGATCGCTCTAGAATTAGCCAAGACTAATCCTGTTTATGAAGACATTGCTACCAAATTCTTTGAGCATTTTCTCTACATAGCCGATGCGATGAATAAAATTGGCGAAATGGAAGCCAGTTTGTGGAATGAATCAGATGGATTTTACTACGATGTGCTACATTTACATGAACGGCAGATTACCTTAAAAGTCCGGTCAATGGTGGGATTAATCCCCCTATTTGCTATTGAAAGCATTGAACCAGAAACCTTAAAGATGCTTCCTGGCTTTAAGAAACGGCTGGAATGGTTTATCCAAAACCGTCCTGACTTACGGCAAAATGTAGCTTGTATGGAAACAAAAGGAATTGGTGCTAGAAGATTATTAGCAATTGTTTCACGGGATAAATTAAGAAGTATTCTGCAAAAAATGCTGGATGAAAGTGAGTTTTTTAGTCCTTATGGTATTCGCGCAGTTTCCAGATTTCATGCTGAACATCCCTATACTTTTGATGTTAATGGTTCACAATTTCGTGTAGATTATGAACCTGCTGAATCTAGCAGTGGTTTATTTGGTGGTAATTCTAACTGGCGCGGCCCTATTTGGTTTCCGGTGAATTTCTTACTAATTGAATCTTTGCAAAAATTCTATTATTACCTGGGCGATGATTTCAAGGTGGAATGTCCTACCGGCTCTGGTAAGATGATGACACTTTGGCAAGTTGCATGTGAATTATCTCAAAGATTAACTAGAATTTTCTTGCAAAATTCCTCTGGTCAACGTCCTGTTTATGGTGGGATACAGAAGTTTCAAAATGACCCGTACTGGCAGAATTTAATCTTATTCCATGAGTATTTTCATGGTGATAATGGAGCCGGAATTGGAGCCAGTCATCAAACTGGATGGACAGGTTTAGTTGCTCAACTTATTCAGCAATTTGGTGAATATGAAGCACAACATCAGGAACCAAAAATTGAGCAGGATAAAAAGGCGATCGCCATAGCATAA
- the egtD gene encoding L-histidine N(alpha)-methyltransferase: protein MRIQQKEHSRFRWINLHSSQLSIQEDTDIIQGLSNQPKTLPCRYLYDDQGSELFEQICELPEYYPTRTEQAILETSALEIAQMTGLCTLIELGSGSSRKTRLLLDAYSQFQQELQYFPIDVSAGILQTTALDLLHQYPKLNLCGLAGTYEQALAQLPPAEFENRMLIFLGSTLGNLNEQECNDFLTQIQRALKPGEFFLFGVDLQKPIEIIEAAYNNSQSITAAFNLNTLHHLNRRFQGNFEVNQFEHWAFYNPVAHQIEMHLRSLKNQTAVLEALDYQVSLQSGETIRTEISRKFHLPTLVSVLENHALQPLQIWSDPQGWFGLILCQRQITTHEYL, encoded by the coding sequence TTGAGGATTCAACAAAAAGAACATTCTCGCTTTCGCTGGATTAATTTACATTCGTCTCAACTATCAATTCAGGAAGACACAGATATTATTCAAGGACTAAGCAATCAACCTAAAACCTTACCATGCCGTTACTTATACGATGACCAAGGATCAGAACTATTTGAGCAAATTTGTGAACTGCCAGAATACTATCCAACTCGCACCGAGCAAGCAATTTTAGAAACATCTGCCCTAGAAATCGCCCAAATGACAGGTTTATGTACCTTGATAGAACTAGGTAGTGGTAGTTCTCGCAAAACTCGCCTGTTGTTAGATGCATACAGTCAATTTCAACAAGAACTGCAATATTTCCCCATTGATGTTAGTGCCGGAATTCTTCAAACTACTGCTTTAGATTTGCTTCATCAGTACCCGAAATTAAACCTTTGCGGTTTAGCAGGAACTTACGAACAAGCGCTAGCACAGCTTCCACCTGCTGAATTTGAGAATCGAATGTTAATTTTTTTGGGGAGTACGCTAGGGAATTTAAATGAGCAAGAATGTAACGACTTTCTCACTCAAATTCAACGAGCATTGAAACCTGGAGAATTCTTTTTATTTGGGGTGGATTTGCAAAAGCCAATAGAAATTATCGAGGCAGCTTATAATAATTCCCAATCTATAACAGCAGCTTTTAATTTAAATACTTTGCACCATCTCAATCGACGCTTTCAAGGTAATTTTGAAGTCAACCAATTTGAACATTGGGCTTTCTACAACCCAGTAGCTCACCAAATTGAAATGCATCTACGAAGTCTCAAAAATCAAACAGCAGTCCTAGAAGCTTTGGATTATCAGGTTTCTCTCCAGTCTGGGGAAACAATTCGTACCGAAATATCCCGCAAATTTCATCTACCAACTTTAGTTTCTGTTTTAGAGAATCATGCACTCCAGCCATTACAAATCTGGTCAGATCCTCAAGGTTGGTTTGGGTTAATATTATGCCAACGTCAGATTACAACTCATGAATATCTATAA
- the msrA gene encoding peptide-methionine (S)-S-oxide reductase MsrA, giving the protein MSIHNFTPSRQLLRNLSIISLTFVLLYGASRVMLSAPATDISNAAPQGKQVAVFAGGCYWGMEAVFEHLLGVSDVVSGFSGGDARTADYTLVSAGLTNHAESVKITYDPSKISYNQLLKVYFLVAHNPTELNRQGPDSGKQYRSAIFFANDEQKQAAQEYIAQLNKSRVFDKPIVTELDPLKGFYQAAAYHQNYIVHHPSDRYVVVNDLPKLAKLQAKFPDMYSK; this is encoded by the coding sequence ATGTCAATTCATAATTTTACTCCCTCCCGTCAGTTATTACGCAACTTGTCCATCATTTCGCTGACTTTTGTACTCCTATACGGTGCATCTCGTGTGATGCTTTCTGCTCCCGCCACTGATATCTCGAATGCTGCACCGCAGGGAAAGCAAGTAGCGGTTTTCGCTGGTGGCTGCTACTGGGGAATGGAAGCGGTTTTTGAGCATCTATTAGGTGTTTCTGATGTTGTTTCTGGCTTTTCTGGGGGTGATGCAAGAACCGCAGACTACACACTTGTCAGTGCTGGATTAACTAATCATGCTGAATCAGTGAAAATCACCTACGATCCATCAAAAATATCATATAACCAGCTTCTCAAGGTCTACTTTTTGGTAGCCCATAACCCAACAGAGTTAAATCGACAAGGGCCCGACTCAGGTAAGCAATATCGTTCGGCGATCTTTTTTGCTAACGATGAGCAGAAACAGGCCGCACAAGAATATATTGCTCAACTCAACAAATCGCGAGTCTTCGACAAGCCGATTGTGACAGAATTAGATCCTTTGAAAGGTTTTTATCAGGCTGCGGCATACCATCAGAATTATATAGTGCATCATCCGAGCGATCGCTATGTGGTAGTGAATGACTTGCCGAAACTGGCTAAACTTCAAGCAAAGTTCCCTGATATGTATAGCAAGTAA
- the msrA gene encoding peptide-methionine (S)-S-oxide reductase MsrA — translation MQNANLQKATFGAGCFWGVEAAFRQVKGVTSTAVGYSGGHLDNPTYEDVCRGKTGHAEAVEVEYNPAIVSYDQLLNVFWNKHNPTASNHEELNVGYQYRSVIFFHTPEQELLVRASKEQLENSSRYHKNPIVTEILPASQFYRAEKYHQQYLEKHGRASYRIG, via the coding sequence ATGCAAAACGCTAATCTACAAAAAGCGACATTTGGAGCAGGCTGTTTCTGGGGAGTTGAAGCAGCATTTCGTCAAGTAAAAGGAGTAACTTCTACAGCAGTTGGTTACAGTGGCGGACACCTTGATAATCCAACCTACGAAGATGTCTGTAGAGGCAAAACTGGACATGCTGAAGCAGTGGAAGTGGAATACAATCCAGCAATAGTATCTTACGATCAACTGCTAAATGTGTTTTGGAATAAGCACAATCCCACAGCATCAAACCACGAGGAGCTAAATGTTGGTTATCAATATCGGTCGGTGATATTTTTCCACACTCCAGAGCAGGAATTATTAGTAAGAGCCTCCAAGGAGCAGCTTGAAAATAGTTCTCGCTATCACAAAAATCCAATTGTGACGGAGATTTTACCTGCATCACAATTCTATAGAGCGGAAAAGTATCATCAGCAATATCTGGAGAAGCATGGACGAGCGTCTTACAGGATAGGCTAA